The following proteins are encoded in a genomic region of Pikeienuella piscinae:
- a CDS encoding GFA family protein: MTEETRLEGGCLCGALRYRIDGAPRIVSTCHCGMCRRASGAPFVIWMTVLKDRVTFEGAPRWRESSESGARGFCAACGTHVAARSDHYERYYDIPAGTLDEPAAAPPQRHVFAAFRLPWVALDDGLPAYEEDARSALIVTASTP, encoded by the coding sequence ATGACCGAGGAAACAAGGCTTGAGGGCGGGTGCCTCTGTGGCGCGCTCCGCTACCGGATCGACGGCGCGCCCCGGATCGTCAGCACCTGTCATTGCGGCATGTGCCGGCGCGCGAGCGGCGCGCCTTTCGTGATCTGGATGACCGTGCTCAAGGACAGGGTGACGTTCGAAGGGGCGCCGCGCTGGCGCGAGTCGAGTGAAAGCGGCGCGCGCGGTTTCTGCGCGGCCTGCGGAACGCATGTCGCCGCCCGTTCGGATCACTACGAACGGTATTACGACATCCCAGCGGGCACTCTGGACGAACCCGCAGCCGCGCCGCCGCAGCGCCATGTCTTCGCCGCCTTCCGCCTGCCCTGGGTGGCGCTCGACGATGGATTGCCCGCCTATGAGGAAGACGCGCGCTCGGCGCTGATCGTCACGGCGTCTACGCCGTGA
- a CDS encoding RNA polymerase sigma factor, protein MSAQPNEWSAIAETNRSTPTLPGPDASEAELVDAARAGDEAAVRELIRRMNPRIFRIARGVVSSDAEAEDVVQETYLKAFSRLDTFRGEARFSTWITRIALNAALMQLRRARPQEEYDTVAEDDAKATRILAFPGQDPARPDADLGRAQIRALLEDAVAGLPAELRLPFLLREAEGMSVLAIARDLSLNPVTVKTRLFRARRRLRNALERRVQGGFDAIFPFGGARCAGMADKVVAELRAAGRL, encoded by the coding sequence ATGAGCGCCCAGCCGAATGAATGGAGCGCGATCGCCGAAACTAATCGGTCAACCCCTACGCTTCCGGGGCCGGACGCTTCGGAAGCGGAGCTTGTCGACGCCGCGAGGGCGGGCGACGAAGCCGCCGTGCGTGAACTGATCCGCCGCATGAACCCGCGAATTTTCCGCATCGCCCGCGGCGTCGTCTCGAGCGATGCGGAAGCCGAGGACGTGGTGCAGGAAACCTATCTGAAGGCGTTCAGCCGTCTGGACACGTTCCGCGGAGAAGCGCGGTTCTCCACCTGGATCACCCGCATCGCGCTCAACGCCGCATTGATGCAGCTCCGCCGCGCCCGCCCGCAGGAGGAATATGACACCGTGGCCGAAGATGATGCGAAAGCCACCCGCATACTGGCCTTCCCCGGTCAGGACCCGGCCCGGCCAGATGCGGATCTCGGGCGCGCGCAGATCCGCGCGCTCCTCGAGGACGCGGTCGCCGGGCTGCCGGCGGAACTGCGCCTGCCCTTCCTTTTGCGAGAGGCCGAGGGCATGAGCGTGCTCGCCATCGCGCGCGACCTGTCGCTCAATCCGGTCACGGTCAAGACACGGCTGTTTCGCGCCCGCCGCCGCTTGCGCAACGCGCTCGAACGGCGGGTCCAGGGCGGGTTCGACGCGATTTTCCCGTTCGGCGGCGCGCGCTGCGCCGGTATGGCGGACAAGGTGGTGGCGGAGCTGCGGGCTGCCGGGCGTCTCTGA
- a CDS encoding cytochrome P450 gives MNLISGHKEFAAPQDAAIWDIDPYAVETLTAPEPYYAELRARGAFAYIPRYSILACGGYEATKEVFSDHERFASSNGVGLHDLKLEDSWRAPSIVLEVDPPDHAANRRVIMRALSPRAVAGLKERFRAAADALVDQLIEKGSFDAVAECAETFPTTVFPAAVGLKLNDRRKLIDYGSMVFNGYGPDNELRRAALAKSDKIIPWITRSCGRGNLRPDGLGATFFEAADAGEITEKEAELLVRSLLSAGVDTTVASIGNALWCLSRHPAEFEKLKADPSLTRPCFEEVLRYTSPVHSFCRTATRDTEVAGVRIEEGSKILCVLGAANLDESRWEAPTRFNIERRPTGHLAFGVGVHNCVGQNVARAELDAILSSIAEKVSSIEPAGDPEWRPNNAMRFLDRLPITFRPR, from the coding sequence ATGAACCTGATTTCCGGCCACAAGGAATTCGCCGCGCCGCAAGACGCCGCCATCTGGGATATCGACCCCTACGCCGTCGAGACCCTGACCGCGCCCGAGCCCTATTACGCGGAACTCCGCGCCAGGGGCGCGTTCGCCTACATCCCGCGCTACTCCATCCTCGCCTGCGGCGGTTACGAGGCGACGAAGGAGGTATTCTCCGACCATGAGCGATTCGCGTCGTCGAACGGCGTCGGCCTCCACGACCTGAAGCTGGAGGATTCGTGGCGCGCGCCCTCGATCGTCCTGGAGGTGGATCCCCCCGACCACGCAGCCAACCGCCGCGTGATCATGCGCGCGCTGTCGCCCAGGGCGGTCGCCGGGCTCAAGGAACGGTTCCGCGCGGCGGCGGACGCGCTGGTGGATCAGTTGATCGAGAAGGGCAGCTTCGACGCCGTGGCCGAATGCGCGGAAACCTTTCCCACCACGGTCTTTCCGGCCGCGGTCGGACTGAAACTGAACGACCGGCGAAAGCTGATCGATTACGGTTCGATGGTGTTCAACGGCTATGGGCCGGACAATGAGCTCCGCCGCGCCGCGCTGGCGAAATCGGACAAGATCATTCCCTGGATCACCAGGAGTTGCGGACGCGGCAATTTGCGCCCCGACGGTCTGGGCGCAACCTTCTTCGAGGCCGCGGACGCAGGCGAGATCACCGAGAAAGAGGCGGAGCTTCTGGTGCGCTCGCTCCTCTCCGCCGGCGTCGATACCACGGTCGCCAGCATAGGCAACGCGCTCTGGTGTCTCTCCCGACACCCTGCGGAGTTCGAAAAGCTGAAGGCCGATCCAAGCCTCACGCGGCCCTGTTTCGAAGAGGTGCTGCGCTACACCTCACCGGTTCACAGCTTCTGCCGCACCGCGACCCGCGACACCGAGGTCGCCGGCGTCAGGATCGAGGAAGGTTCGAAAATCCTCTGCGTGCTCGGCGCCGCCAATCTCGACGAGAGCCGGTGGGAGGCCCCCACGCGCTTCAATATCGAGCGCCGTCCGACCGGGCACCTCGCCTTCGGGGTCGGCGTCCACAACTGCGTCGGCCAGAACGTGGCCCGCGCCGAACTGGACGCGATCCTCTCGTCGATCGCGGAAAAGGTCTCCTCGATCGAACCGGCTGGCGACCCCGAATGGCGCCCCAACAACGCGATGCGCTTTCTGGACCGCCTGCCGATCACCTTCAGACCGCGTTGA
- a CDS encoding cupredoxin domain-containing protein, whose product MKGTARGERIWFAPRGLAVAPGSTVRFVNRDPGNSHTATAYHPEVYGRTRRIPAAAAPWDSDFLLPDESFEVTLTAPGVYDYYCIPHEMAAMVGRIVVGAPGDAGWEGPSADAEDVSPEVLAALPGVEEILANGRIEEEDRA is encoded by the coding sequence ATGAAAGGCACGGCGCGCGGTGAACGCATCTGGTTCGCGCCGCGCGGGCTCGCCGTCGCGCCGGGGTCGACGGTTCGCTTCGTCAACCGCGATCCCGGCAACAGCCACACCGCCACCGCCTATCACCCCGAGGTTTACGGGCGGACGCGCCGTATCCCCGCGGCCGCCGCGCCATGGGACAGCGACTTCCTCCTGCCCGACGAGAGTTTCGAGGTCACGCTCACGGCGCCGGGGGTGTATGATTACTACTGCATTCCGCACGAGATGGCGGCCATGGTCGGGCGCATCGTCGTCGGCGCGCCCGGAGACGCCGGCTGGGAGGGGCCGAGCGCCGACGCCGAGGACGTCTCGCCCGAGGTGCTGGCGGCGCTGCCGGGGGTCGAGGAGATTCTCGCGAACGGACGGATCGAAGAGGAGGACCGGGCATGA
- a CDS encoding glutathione binding-like protein, with protein MIDLYTWATPNGHKVHVMLEECALPYRVHPVHIGRGEQFAPEFLAISPNNRIPAIIDRGGPGGAPMALAESGAILIYLAEKTGRFLAPEGPSRHLALQWVMFQMSAVGPIFGQCYHFRTDAPEPVPYAIDRFTREARRLYGVLDKRLAEARYLAGEELSIADFATWPWAHGIAKQGHDPADYPNVIRWFEEIRARPAVRRGVKVLSESRRLEMNAAERDILFGDAGPRRPTA; from the coding sequence GTGATCGACCTCTACACATGGGCGACGCCGAACGGCCACAAGGTCCACGTCATGCTGGAGGAATGCGCCCTGCCCTACCGCGTTCATCCGGTTCATATCGGCCGGGGCGAGCAGTTCGCGCCGGAATTCCTTGCGATCAGCCCCAATAACCGCATCCCGGCGATCATCGACCGGGGCGGCCCCGGCGGCGCGCCGATGGCGCTGGCCGAAAGCGGGGCGATCCTGATCTATCTCGCGGAAAAGACCGGGCGCTTTCTCGCTCCAGAAGGCCCTTCGCGCCACCTCGCGCTGCAATGGGTGATGTTCCAGATGAGCGCGGTGGGGCCGATCTTCGGCCAGTGCTACCACTTTCGCACCGACGCGCCGGAGCCGGTCCCCTATGCGATCGACCGGTTCACCCGCGAGGCGCGACGGCTCTACGGGGTGCTGGACAAACGTCTCGCCGAAGCGCGCTACCTCGCCGGGGAGGAGTTGAGCATCGCGGATTTCGCGACATGGCCCTGGGCGCACGGAATCGCGAAGCAGGGGCACGATCCCGCCGATTATCCGAATGTCATACGCTGGTTCGAGGAAATCCGCGCCCGGCCCGCCGTCCGCCGCGGCGTCAAGGTGCTGAGCGAGAGCCGCCGGCTGGAGATGAACGCCGCGGAGCGCGACATCCTCTTCGGCGATGCGGGTCCCCGCCGGCCGACGGCGTAG